The Apostichopus japonicus isolate 1M-3 chromosome 20, ASM3797524v1, whole genome shotgun sequence genome contains a region encoding:
- the LOC139962227 gene encoding uncharacterized protein, with product MLKDWDLLCLRICLLVSPVLLSEAACMETDHNNVTPAECYTVNDAWRYHYDDVSELLDNFTSFLETNSDQAKRLLHVFEEIRRAILFNLSKSIDNINRVSLVGSTAKGVSLPTTKDLDVIIFVELDHDQLIRRFAILNKILRDWLQTSAFRHSYITKQYDGFVIHAFKFRNVDVDLQLGVDMSEKTEEYDNDQIHHDETSYLMENSDVMMTETYNVFGTSKVTGQVKRTLRFINGSRQYVLYSRVLSSSTLEGLVEFTGSRSDYCRAIIRLAKLWSSVCHVDGFKRGRSIIIELFAIHAAEQTEIMNEYPDIVSGFKYFLRLITMSDAVKLFWTEYYSIDDIPRELLKKTNFVINPCSPFEDVIKGSGSKNLRKLHQHAQMTLRALEYADYQCTLKSKLFSIFNVGIDEQHTSAELCNNVANVTMPTMSRRRKAVGFIQQFVFCHGT from the exons ATGCTTAAAGACTGGGACTTACTGTGCCTCCGGATATGCTTATTAGTTTCACCTGTTTTATTGTCAGAAGCAGCTTGTATGGAAACAG ATCACAACAACGTTACGCCAGCAGAATGTTACACTGTAAACGACGCTTGGCGTTACCATTATGATGATGTATCGGAACTTCTAGACAATTTCACTTCATTTTTAGAAACCAACTCAGACCAAGCGAAACGCTTACTTCACGTATTTGAAGAGATTAGACGAGCTATATTGTTCAACTTGTCCAAGTCGATTGACAACATCAACCGTGTGTCCCTCGTCGGCAGTACTGCAAAGGGTGTCTCTCTTCCAACGACAAAGGATTTGGATGTGATAATTTTCGTCGAATTAGATCACGATCAATTGATCAGAAGATTTGCGATATTGAATAAGATACTTCGTGATTGGTTGCAAACATCAGCATTCCGGCATAGTTACATCACGAAGCAGTATGACGGATTTGTAATACATGCCTTTAAATTTAGAAATGTTGACGTAGATTTGCAGCTCGGAGTTGATATGTCAGAGAAGACAGAAGAATATGATAATGATCAAATACATCACGACGAAACGAGTTATTTAATGGAAAATAGTGACGTAATGATGACGGAAACTTATAATGTTTTTGGCACGTCTAAGGTCACTGGGCAAGTCAAACGCACACTGCGATTTATAAACGGCAGCAGGCAGTACGTATTATATTCAAGAGTTCTAAGTTCGTCTACTTTAGAAGGACTTGTAGAATTTACCGGATCAAGGAGTGACTATTGTCGAGCTATTATTCGATTAGCGAAGCTATGGAGCTCGGTGTGCCATGTGGATGGTTTTAAAAGAGGACGCTCGATAATTATTGAACTATTTGCAATTCACGCCGCCGAACAGACGGAAATTATGAATGAATATCCCGATATAGTCAGTGGCTTTAAATACTTTCTACGATTAATAACAATGTCTGATGCTGTGAAATTATTTTGGACAGAATATTATTCAATTGACGACATTCCAAGGGAACTTCTAAAGAAAACGAACTTTGTAATAAACCCATGCAGTCCATTTGAGGATGTGATTAAGGGGTCTGGCTCGAAAAATCTACGGAAATTGCATCAGCACGCACAGATGACATTGAGAGCATTAGAGTATGCAGACTACCAATGTACTTTAAAGAGTAAATTATTCAGTATATTTAATGTCGGGATTGACGAACAGCATACTTCAGCGGAGTTATGTAACAATGTAGCCAATGTTACAATGCCGACGATGAGTAGGCGAAGGAAGGCTGTTGGATTTATTCAACAGTTTGTATTCTGTCATGGTACATAA
- the LOC139961993 gene encoding uncharacterized protein isoform X2, with translation MARHGKLALSFDGLAIEPYRGSSLELRLDLNYRNLQKLPEDVLKLKDLQWLNLNVNRLRELPFELQYLKSLKWLYLESNSFDSFPLVLCQLRELFRLYLASNNLNRIPSQINQMINLRFLDLSDNSFTEFPLEICTSSLVHLEKIFFDGNDLSSLPSQISYLRGLKTLWIGNNNLEWLPQSLCDLEHLEDLKLTDNPLRTLPAYLGTNATKLKKLHWDGCPLIFPIFESLEKEGTEGLRKFQREINSRAERKKFVEFRKDSKDSEEKPCYAMRTRPRGIAVIIDNLCDLEALSNGENDHESPVKSARAASSTVESVTESTNALRSVLTKLGLNVRVMRGLMSLDIISALRFVSLEDHSYFDCLIICILSKGSNGRVKGPDGISVNVDQLTDIFSRSNCPTLADKPKLFFLQILEHENGKARKDDRSLRKEKSTESSPSGVERKKINPLNDNRLIPNDSDFLLTFAFVPQNAICSGEESVYKFYVEKLFILLEKYARKLNLLDILTTVHAEVRKKRIRTKNGYDVTSIDPIIQSSLKYNLYLSIHTSGTESRTKNK, from the exons ATGGCTCGCCACGGTAAGCTTGCACTCAGCTTCGACGGGCTCGCGATAGAACCATATCGAGGAAGTTCCCTTGAGCTCCGCCTAGATTTAAACTACAGAAACTTACAGAAACTACCAGAAGACGTATTGAAACTAAAGGACTTACAGTGGTTGAATCTTAATGTCAATCGCCTACGAGAATTACCGTTCGAACTTCAGTACCTGAAAAGCTTAAAATGGCTCTACTTGGAGAGCAACTCATTTGATTCTTTTCCATTGGTTCTTTGCCAACTGAGGGAGTTGTTCCGGTTATATTTGGCTAGTAATAATCTAAACCGAATACCTTCGCAGATTAATCAAATGATAAATTTACGATTCTTAGACTTGTCGGATAATTCGTTCACTGAGTTTCCGTTAGAGATATGTACTTCGAGTCTAGTTCATCTAGAGAAGATCTTTTTCGATGGCAATGATCTGTCGAGTTTGCCATCACAAATATCTTACTTGAGAGGACTAAAAACACTTTGGATTGGGAATAACAACTTGGAATGGCTTCCACAGAGCTTGTGTGACTTAGAACATCTCGAAGACCTCAAACTCACAGACAATCCACTGAGGACATTACCAGCTTATCTGGGGACAAATGCTACAAAACTGAAGAAACTGCATTGGGATGGATGCCCACTGATATTTCCTATCTTTGAAAGCCTTGAGAAGGAAGGTACGGAAGGACTGCGCAAATTCCAAAGAGAAATCAATTCTAGGGcggaaagaaagaaatttgtcGAGTTCAGAAAGGACAGCAAAGACTCTGAAGAAAAACCTTGTTATGCTATGAGGACTAGACCTCGAGGTATCGCTGTTATAATTGATAACTTATGCGACTTAGAGGCTCTTAGCAACGGCGAAAATGATCACGAATCTCCCGTCAAAAGCGCCAGAGCGGCAAGCAGCACTGTTGAATCTGTAACAGAGAGTACTA ACGCACTACGAAGTGTCCTAACAAAGCTTGGTCTGAACGTGCGCGTAATGCGTGGATTGATGTCTTTGGATATAATATCTGCGTTACGCTTTGTAAGCCTGGAAGACCACTCATATTTTGACTGTTTGATCATCTGTATTCTGTCCAAAGGATCTAACGGAAGAGTTAAAGGGCCCGATGGAATATCTGTCAACGTTGATCAACTCACTGATATATTTTCACGAAGCAACTGCCCGACTCTTGCCGACAAGCCGAAgttattttttcttcagataCTCGAACACGAGAACGGAAAAGCACGCAAAGATGATCGATCTTTAAGGAAAGAGAAATCGACGGAATCAAGTCCTTCCGGAGTCGAAAGGAAAAAGATAAATCCACTAAATGACAATAGATTGATCCCAAATGATTCCGATTTTCTCCTTACGTTCGCCTTTGTACCCCAAAATGCAATTTGTTCTGGGGAGGAAAGTGTTTATAAATTCTATGTTGAAAAACTATTTATACTTTTAGAGAAATATGCTCGTAAACTGAACTTACTTGATATTCTTACAACTGTCCACGCAGAAGTCAGAAAGAAGCGAATCAGAACCAAGAACGGCTATGACGTCACAAGTATTGATCCAATCATCCAATCGTCTTTAAAATATAACCTTTACTTAAGTATTCATACTTCAGGGACGGAAAGtagaacaaaaaataaataa
- the LOC139961993 gene encoding uncharacterized protein isoform X1, which yields MSIYSFLIQGCHPLLYHAESKIPGLFAELNAMARHGKLALSFDGLAIEPYRGSSLELRLDLNYRNLQKLPEDVLKLKDLQWLNLNVNRLRELPFELQYLKSLKWLYLESNSFDSFPLVLCQLRELFRLYLASNNLNRIPSQINQMINLRFLDLSDNSFTEFPLEICTSSLVHLEKIFFDGNDLSSLPSQISYLRGLKTLWIGNNNLEWLPQSLCDLEHLEDLKLTDNPLRTLPAYLGTNATKLKKLHWDGCPLIFPIFESLEKEGTEGLRKFQREINSRAERKKFVEFRKDSKDSEEKPCYAMRTRPRGIAVIIDNLCDLEALSNGENDHESPVKSARAASSTVESVTESTNALRSVLTKLGLNVRVMRGLMSLDIISALRFVSLEDHSYFDCLIICILSKGSNGRVKGPDGISVNVDQLTDIFSRSNCPTLADKPKLFFLQILEHENGKARKDDRSLRKEKSTESSPSGVERKKINPLNDNRLIPNDSDFLLTFAFVPQNAICSGEESVYKFYVEKLFILLEKYARKLNLLDILTTVHAEVRKKRIRTKNGYDVTSIDPIIQSSLKYNLYLSIHTSGTESRTKNK from the exons ATGTCAATTTACAGTTTTCTAATTCAGGGCTGCCACCCGTTACTATATCATGCGGAATCTAAAATACCAGGATTATTTGCTG AATTAAATGCAATGGCTCGCCACGGTAAGCTTGCACTCAGCTTCGACGGGCTCGCGATAGAACCATATCGAGGAAGTTCCCTTGAGCTCCGCCTAGATTTAAACTACAGAAACTTACAGAAACTACCAGAAGACGTATTGAAACTAAAGGACTTACAGTGGTTGAATCTTAATGTCAATCGCCTACGAGAATTACCGTTCGAACTTCAGTACCTGAAAAGCTTAAAATGGCTCTACTTGGAGAGCAACTCATTTGATTCTTTTCCATTGGTTCTTTGCCAACTGAGGGAGTTGTTCCGGTTATATTTGGCTAGTAATAATCTAAACCGAATACCTTCGCAGATTAATCAAATGATAAATTTACGATTCTTAGACTTGTCGGATAATTCGTTCACTGAGTTTCCGTTAGAGATATGTACTTCGAGTCTAGTTCATCTAGAGAAGATCTTTTTCGATGGCAATGATCTGTCGAGTTTGCCATCACAAATATCTTACTTGAGAGGACTAAAAACACTTTGGATTGGGAATAACAACTTGGAATGGCTTCCACAGAGCTTGTGTGACTTAGAACATCTCGAAGACCTCAAACTCACAGACAATCCACTGAGGACATTACCAGCTTATCTGGGGACAAATGCTACAAAACTGAAGAAACTGCATTGGGATGGATGCCCACTGATATTTCCTATCTTTGAAAGCCTTGAGAAGGAAGGTACGGAAGGACTGCGCAAATTCCAAAGAGAAATCAATTCTAGGGcggaaagaaagaaatttgtcGAGTTCAGAAAGGACAGCAAAGACTCTGAAGAAAAACCTTGTTATGCTATGAGGACTAGACCTCGAGGTATCGCTGTTATAATTGATAACTTATGCGACTTAGAGGCTCTTAGCAACGGCGAAAATGATCACGAATCTCCCGTCAAAAGCGCCAGAGCGGCAAGCAGCACTGTTGAATCTGTAACAGAGAGTACTA ACGCACTACGAAGTGTCCTAACAAAGCTTGGTCTGAACGTGCGCGTAATGCGTGGATTGATGTCTTTGGATATAATATCTGCGTTACGCTTTGTAAGCCTGGAAGACCACTCATATTTTGACTGTTTGATCATCTGTATTCTGTCCAAAGGATCTAACGGAAGAGTTAAAGGGCCCGATGGAATATCTGTCAACGTTGATCAACTCACTGATATATTTTCACGAAGCAACTGCCCGACTCTTGCCGACAAGCCGAAgttattttttcttcagataCTCGAACACGAGAACGGAAAAGCACGCAAAGATGATCGATCTTTAAGGAAAGAGAAATCGACGGAATCAAGTCCTTCCGGAGTCGAAAGGAAAAAGATAAATCCACTAAATGACAATAGATTGATCCCAAATGATTCCGATTTTCTCCTTACGTTCGCCTTTGTACCCCAAAATGCAATTTGTTCTGGGGAGGAAAGTGTTTATAAATTCTATGTTGAAAAACTATTTATACTTTTAGAGAAATATGCTCGTAAACTGAACTTACTTGATATTCTTACAACTGTCCACGCAGAAGTCAGAAAGAAGCGAATCAGAACCAAGAACGGCTATGACGTCACAAGTATTGATCCAATCATCCAATCGTCTTTAAAATATAACCTTTACTTAAGTATTCATACTTCAGGGACGGAAAGtagaacaaaaaataaataa
- the LOC139962229 gene encoding cilia- and flagella-associated protein 100-like isoform X2 codes for MRAALRKPLQEIDDDVDMEEEMDDKTLAVKDDPTFTLAVTRDRHVEKESLTDYIAKKREMFLVQYSLGVKRDEMRKLEEIAQAEEKKLELAELYLEEDAAMFDEFLKENDKNSVEAIKIAESETKAKLEKVADIKKINAQIMHIKSEISKNEDLLKEYQLYKKFLDSLTPPEWKEEQRAERNKNRKQNTNGQRIPSATSKKGSSRSRGTLSKASQKPSQVQLKVGSDGKRSVAGKDEESAEKVSETDSDYDSDEEPVLFFTEPQQLLDIFQELEEQNLSLIQNSQETEEALEEVKQNIQITNEKMDRETNILKQQINILTAAIDREEEKAKDLEHKSKMFSFGEFKAEDQEAMLDMLNAKVEEVYKNCIGDNEANISTLQMLTNIESKLEELFESIETMPPEKVEAAEKAKEKERRMRLREEKLEAQRIHQEERVKRALERAQADPKKKTGRKLVYRSEPPQTKKKVDKSKQRANKEEEEMAFFFS; via the exons ACAGACATGTTGAGAAAGAGAGTCTTACTGATTACATTGCCAAGAAGAGGGAGATGTTTCTGGTCCAGTATTCTCTCGGGGTCAAGAGAGACGAGATGAGAAAGTTGGAAGAGATTGCTCAAGCAGAAGAGAAGAAATTGGAGCTGGCTGAATTGTACCTTGAGGAAGATGCAGCCATGTTTGATGAATTTCTGAaggaaaatgacaaaaattctGTTGAAGCAATCAAAAT TGCAGAATCAGAGACTAAGGCTAAGCTAGAGAAGGTTGCAGATATTAAGAAAATTAATGCACAGATCATGCACATCAAAAG tGAGATATCAAAGAATGAAGATCTCTTGAAAGAATACCAACTTTACAAGAAGTTTCTGGATTCGTTAACGCCaccagaatggaaggaggaacaGAGGGCTGAAAGGAACAAAAATaggaaacaaaatacaaatggCCAAAGGATTCCGTCTGCCACTAGTAAGAAAG GTTCTTCAAGATCCAGGGGTACTCTTTCTAAGGCATCACAGAAACCCTCGCAAGTTCAGTTGAAGGTTGGATCTGATGGTAAAAG ATCTGTGGCTGGTAAAGATGAAGAATCGGCAGAGAAAGTATCCGAGACAGATTCTGACTATGACAGTGATGAG GAACCAGTTTTATTCTTCACCGAGCCGCAGCAACTTCTAGACATCTTCCAAGAGCTGGAGGAGCAGAACCTCTCTCTGATTCAAAACAGTCAAGAGACAGAAGAAGCCCTCGAAGAagttaaacaaaatattcaaatcacCAACGAAAAGAT GGATCGGGAAACCAATATTCTGAAACAGCAAATAAACATCTTGACAGCGGCTATTGACAGAGAAGAAGAGAAAGCTAAAGACTTGGAGCATAAATCAAA GATGTTTTCCTTCGGCGAATTCAAAGCAGAGGACCAAGAAGCCATGTTGGATATGTTGAATGCAAAGGTAGAGGAAGTTTACAAGAACTGCATCGGTGACAATGAGGCAAATATAAG TACCTTGCAGATGCTGACAAATATTGAGAGCAAGCTTGAGGAGTTATTTGAGAGTATCGAGACAATGCCTCCGGAGAAAGTAGAAGCGGCTGAAAAG GCTAAGGAGAAAGAAAGGAGAATGAGACTTAGAGAGGAGAAACTGGAAGCCCAGAGAATCCACCAGGAGGAGAGGGTCAAGAGAGCCCTGGAAAGAGCTCAGGCTGATCCAAAGAAAAAG ACCGGTAGAAAGTTGGTTTACCGATCTGAACCACCCCAGACAAAGAAAAAGGTGGATAAATCCAAACAGAGAGCAaataaagaagaagaggaaatgGCATTCTTCTTCTCATGA